The proteins below come from a single Triticum aestivum cultivar Chinese Spring chromosome 5D, IWGSC CS RefSeq v2.1, whole genome shotgun sequence genomic window:
- the LOC123120285 gene encoding protein trichome birefringence-like 11 translates to MVGSPTKRLARRVMRRPLEKAGMVGLAVVATATAALLLLVCAASLRCSAAVDYALAAPRRLWSGGVSIAAEASPSPSAVRGSGAVKKAAAAAAAAMVVGEECDLFDGSWVWDDTYPLYESKDCPFLDVGFRCSENGRPDASYVKWRWQPSRCDLPRFDAKFMLEKLRNRRVVFVGDSIGRNQWESLLCMLSSAVPNKKSIYEINGSPITKHMGFLIFKFSDYNCTVEYYRSPFIVLQGRAPAGAPKVVKYTVRVDAMDWMSGRGKWSSADILIFNTGHWWNYEKTIRGGAYFQEGSEVKMEMTVTDAYQKSIRTLFNWLHKEVNTSKTHVIFRTYAPVHFRGGDWRSGGSCHLETLPDATPVKSLEEWADMLQPVHNFLGSSIRPKLPGLAILNVTQMTAQRKDGHLSVYLSPSGPVPLHRQDCSHWCLPGVPDTWNELLYAVFMKRQKMMDQNVSLAGSTTLNTG, encoded by the exons atgGTGGGGTCGCCGACGAAGCGGCTGGCGCGGCGGGTGATGAGGAGGCCGCTGGAGAAGGCCGGGATGGTGGGGCTCGCTGTAGTGGCCACGGCCACCGCCGCGCTGCTGCTGCTCGTCTGTGCCGCCTCGCTCCGCTGCTCCGCCGCCGTCGACTACGCGCTCGCGGCGCCCAGGAGGCTCTGGAGCGGCGGGGTCTCCATCGCGGCCGaggcgtcgccgtcgccgtcggcggTGAGGGGGAGCGGCGCCGttaagaaggcggcggcggcggcggcggcggcgatggtggtagGGGAGGAGTGCGACCTGTTCGACGGGAGTTGGGTGTGGGACGACACCTACCCGCTCTACGAGTCCAAGGACTGCCCCTTCTTAGACGTCGGGTTCCGGTGCTCGGAAAACGGCCGGCCGGACGCTTCCTATGTCAAATGGCGGTGGCAGCCGTCGCGCTGCGATCTACCCAG ATTTGATGCCAAATTTATGCTCGAGAAGCTACGGAATAGAAGGGTGGTATTTGTTGGTGATTCAATTGGAAGGAACCAATGGGAGTCTCTGCTTTGTATGCTCTCTAGTGCTGTTCCTAACAAGAAGTCCATCTATGAAATTAATGGGAgtcccatcacaaagcacatggGTTTCTTGATTTTCAAGTTTAGTGACTACAATTGCACTGTGGAGTATTACAGATCTCCTTTTATAGTCCTTCAAGGCCGTGCACCAGCTGGAGCCCCTAAGGTTGTTAAGTACACAGTTAGGGTGGATGCCATGGATTGGATGTCGGGCCGCGGTAAGTGGAGCAGTGCTGATATTTTGATCTTTAACACTGGGCATTGGTGGAACTACGAGAAAACTATCAGAGG GGGTGCCTATTTCCAAGAAGGAAGTGAGGTCAAGATGGAGATGACTGTTACTGATGCGTACCAAAAATCAATACGAACACTATTCAATTGGCTTCACAAAGAAGTTAACACAAGCAAGACCCACGTCATCTTCCGTACTTATGCTCCTGTGCACTTCAG AGGTGGTGACTGGAGGAGTGGAGGGAGTTGCCACTTGGAAACTCTTCCTGATGCGACACCAGTTAAATCACTGGAGGAATGGGCTGACATGCTTCAACCTGTGCATAATTTTCTTGGGAGTAGCATCAGACCCAAGCTGCCTGGGTTAGCTATATTGAACGTGACACAGATGACAGCGCAGCGAAAAGATGGTCACCTCTCAGTATACCTCAGCCCTTCAGGACCTGTACCTCTGCACAGGCAGGATTGCAGCCATTGGTGCTTGCCTGGAGTTCCTGATACCTGGAATGAGCTTCTGTACGCCGTCTTCATGAAAAGGCAAAAGATGATGGACCAAAATGTTTCTCTTGCAGGCTCAACAACACTGAACACAGGCTGA